Genomic segment of Prinia subflava isolate CZ2003 ecotype Zambia chromosome 4, Cam_Psub_1.2, whole genome shotgun sequence:
CTGTGAACAAACACAGTTTAGtgttcttccctgtgaggcATTTCAGGAGGGAGTCAAGGGAGGATGGGTGTTCCAGAGCAGGCCTCCTTCTATCTCCTTAGCAAGAAAAGGACTAAGAAGCTGAGCTTTAGTTTTCTTCCCTTGAATGCTAATTTTGCAGTTTAATGGCAGGAAGGAGATAGTAAAATCAATTCCATTTTTTGGCAGCAATCTGGACTGTGTATATGATATGAATTCCTTTTATCACCAAAAGAAGCTCAGTAATGATTTGTTTGTAGGCACATGGCCAAAATGCAAAGATTTTGGACTAGCTCGGAAATAGCTGTGCTCTTCAAGCTTTACAGTCTGTTCAAGTTTAAGCCTTCCCATCATTCTAGAAATGGGAGTATGTGCAGAGGgggaaatgaacattttttggCATTGAGTCACTGTGCAGGCTGCAATGAATACAGGCTTTGATTCTGTAAGGGACCTTTTTTCCTGCAGTCCAGCCAGTTGTGTAAATTGAGGGTTACTAACTTGTTCACCCCACTGGAGCTGGTTAttgtgtgctgctggggagggaatCCTAGAGTAGCTAAAAGGCACAGCAGTGTCAAATGCACTGGAACTCAAATGCCAGCCTTGCTTTTCCATAAGGCAATCCTCTTGGAAACCAAAGGTTTCTTTGGTTTCTAAATTGTGCAGACTATTGTGAGCATCTTCTCCAGACCTCCATGGCAGGGCACTTAGACTGGTTGATCTTTAAAGCTGCTTTCtaacccaacccattctgtgtttctgtgaccTTGAGTTAATTATTTATGATATTGAAAACCGAGACTCCTAGAGAGCTCCATTAGTAGAAAGAGCCAGTAAAATTGACAGTGTGGGGAAACAATGGCAGTGAATGTTGTTGAGTCAGAATGAAAccaaatttgctttttattcctgTGCCTAACAGGAATTGTGCCTATTTTAGAAGGCTATTAAACCTCTTTGCATCTTGCTGTTGCCTGGTGCCTTTCTGAATAGGACTAATGGGATAACCTAGGCAGAGTGagtgtatttattttctgctggaagATCTGCTTAGAGCTGGTCAATGTATCAACCAGTGCTGTAAAATACAAGATATTGTTCAGAGGAGTTGTTCACTGGAATGATAAATGAAGGTGAGTAGACAGTACAAGGGACATGGAATTATCTACAAAGATTTTGTTTAGTCAGTCAAGCTTTCCTAGTGTGGACAAATGTGAGGTCATAGATAAAACTTGAAGGATGTGTACTGTGTATTACATACCAGAAATTGCATTCTGGGTAAGCAGAATTGGGTCGAGAACTGGGATGGGACCTCTTTGAAAGATAAAGCTTCAGTGACTACTGCAAAGCTTGGGTACAAAACAGGTATGAACATGATGTTTCTCTGtcaaacccccccaaaaatatTGAAGGCTCTGGATAGCTCACTGTAGGCTGGAGGAAGTctccttttatttattcaaaaaggaaaattttaagcAGCTTATTGAGTTAACTTGAATAGTTAATAGGGCTTGACACTGAGGAGGGAGCTGTAACGTGGGACAGCCAGCTGCCATCCCTGGCTTGAAAGTGCAGGGCATTAACCTGAACATTACTGATAATAATTTGTAGATAAAGTAAGTGAGGTTATAGACTATATACTCAGTCTCTTTGGATGGTACTGTTGATACATCATGCTGATTTTAATGTGGTTAACCCTGGTAAGGGAACAGGAGGGGAAGGTGTTCTGGGGAATCTGGAGGCCAGTCTCCCTCTGTGCTGACTGTGGAGCTGGCGTGGCCATGGGCTGTGTGTGGCAGCTCTCTGCAGTAAGGCTGAGGGGTGCAAAAagctccttctctccttcctgccttcctcccgTTTGTTTACCTTGGAAGCTGAAGTGTTGATTGGAGTCTCTGATGGGCCCTGAGCATTGCAGGAAGCTCACAGGAATGCAGAACTTCCACAGAGCCCTGCTTTTCTCCTCCGTGGGAAGCCAGAGTGTATCAAAACATGCAGATGATGTGATAAGTCATGATAGAGCAGAAAACTACCAAACTGTTCCTGTAAAGTTATTAATGATGTGTACCAGCCTGATATCCCAGCTCAGTGGattattttagttttccttttcataaTTCCCTTGGTACACCCTGAGGAAATgaatatttctctttgtttgaaCTTTGCTGAAAACTCTGATCCCTCTTACTGCTTTTCTTTGATAACTTGCCTTTGTCTGAGTGGCAGAAGTTTCATTGTAGTTTCTGAAATACCCTGAAAAATCAAACGAATGAGTAAATTCCAGTACTGGATTACAAGCTGAACAGAAGTGTCAGTTAAACAGAAtagattttcagatttttactGCAGATTGAGGTGAAACATTTCTAACAAGGTAAAGGGATTCCTCTCCTTGGCTTACCTTTTATTACCCTGAAATGCCAGAGACATTATAGAGGCATTAACACCGGCACAGTGACATTGAAACATAAAATAGGGAGTAATCCTTCCCTGGAGGTGGGAAGGCTGCAAGCCTCAGACTCCATATCTGGGATTTAATGAAGCATGACTTAGAGGAGCACTGCTGGCTTCCAAACCTGCTGGAAACATATGCAGAATGGATTAGACATGTGAGTTGTTCTCAGATACCTAGGAATGTAATCATTTCTTAGCTTGTTCTTCTGAATGCTTTTCTCAGTGCCGTACAAGGAGAGACTTCTTTATTTGCCAAGACCTCAAATCGTAGTTTTGTATGGAAAACAGCATCACCTTCCTCTGTTCATCTTTCtacaaagcattttctttgttttttcccctccagtgTTCTGAGGATAAACACAACGATGAGCCACCTCAAGAAGATGAAGGCTTTATGGGTATGTCACCTCTTCTACAAGCCCACCATGCCATGGAGAGAATGGAGGAGTTTGTGTGTAAGGTAAGGGCAGGTGGAAGCTGCTGAAGTGATTTCCTTTTCTAGGAAGCTCCAGTGGGCAGCAGACTGTACttggagcagctgcactgctgatGTGAGGGAGAGGAGGTTCTCACTGTCCCCACACGGGCATCTGGTGCTCTGAGTAGCCACACTGCACTTGCTCAGCACCTATCTGTTATACAGGATTAAATTAAATTGGGATTTACAGCTGGGGCTCCAGAGCTGATCAGCAGCTCAGGTGTGTCCCTTGAGAAACAGCTGTGGgtgcaaagcagaacaaaagcCTTCTGCTTCCAGGCACTTGGACTTACAAGGTCATTTGACCAGATTTCTCCAGATTTGCAAATAGTTTGTTTTTTCAGCAGCGTTTACATTTATTGTAGAATAAGCTTTGTCCCTGACTTGAAAACAATGCTGTATTGAAACCATACCTAAGTTAATCCATTGTAGATTTTGTAATTGTTGACCTTGGCTCAATTTTTGCTACTTTTTAGAGCCACTGGGCTGTGTCAGTCTCTGGCCCTCCTTTCTCACTGAAAGGAATGCTGCCCCTTTATACACTGGTTCCTGCTGGTTTTATGAACtatctttgttatttttacAGAGGGACCCTGGTTacttttgtgtttggttttttggttttgttgattatttctttttactatgcatctttgcctctctgcaaaatattttgcagagtAGATTGTGTAAAATGAATTCCCTCCTTCTGTTTCTGCCTCAGTTGACATTTTTTGTTCATGAACTAAACcagttattttcttgtttaatgTGTTTAAGAACCCAGTCTTTAACTGGGCTGCTTATTCTGAATGGCTTTGTTTTGTGTCCGTGCACGAGTGTGGAGAATTGATTCAAAAGCTCTGGGCTCTTGTTGTTGAAACTGAAATAAGAATGTAGCTTTCTGAACTTAGTGTTTCAGGAACCTTCAGCCTTGCTCGTGTAACTCTagccagccagccagcccagggagccctgcaggagcagccccggtACATAAcgcccttccctgctccccctgcacACTGGAGCCTCCACGTGTCCTGTGttactgcagcagtgctggaacaTCTGTGCACACTTATCTCCTCTGGagccagctgcaggaacagctctgtGCACAAAGCCCCCTCTCCCTTTAAAGAAGAAATCACACGGAATTGAGAGTCGGGAGTCTGTTGCCTTAACTGCTCTGTCACTGTTTGTTTGGGAGCTTGGGAGCAGTTTTTGCTCAACCTCAATAAGGGGTTGGACTCTTCTTGCTGGGTTCTCACCCTTTCACATTTTGTGGCCCCTATTAGTGCTAATGGGTAGCTTCTTGTGCTGGCCTGCCCCAAATGCTAGCAGATATTCAGTGAGGTTGGCTTGGGGTGGAGGAACaggcttatttatttattggagAGAACTAGGTGTAGGCTTCTGCAATTAAATGGAAAAGGTGGCCTGTAAAATAACAGAACATGGAAGTGgatgaaatgttttctcttcACCAGCAGTAAAAACGCCCAACAGCCTTCCTGTCCAATGGAATGCTGAAGTATTTCTTCCTCTGATGGTGCAGTTCATAACAGTACAGTTTTGAACTGGGAACAGTGACATTTCAGTGTCAGACCTTTTCCCCAGAGATGTTCCCTCGACTGTTCACTGTGCTCACAGGTTAACTCCAGCACTTTTCCTAGCAGGGGTTTTCTGTtctgcactgctggagctgcagtgctgcatttcaGTGACCCCTTGTGCCCCGCAGGTGTGGGAGGGCCGGTGGAGAGTCATCCCCCACGACGTGCTGCCCGACTGGCTGAAGGACAATGACTACCTGCTGCACGGCCACCGCCCGCCCATGCCCTCCTTCCGCGCCTGCTTCAGGAGCATCTTCAGGATACACACCGAGACTGGCAACATCTGGACACACCTCCTGGGTACTCTCATTGCTGCACTCTAACCCCAAACCTCACCCGCTGCTTTCGCTGCTATCAAAGACAAGAGCCAGATAGAAAGGGCTGTGGGGTTGTCAGCATTGTCATTCCACTGGTAACCTGTTCAATTAGCAGCTTGGTATCCCTCTCCTGATTCTGTCCTGTCAGAGTTGGATGGCACTTGCTTAATCATGCCATACTATACAAACAAATGCATTAAACATTTCCTAATGGTTAATAAATTACTGTTAGATCCCTCTTTTCCCAAGTGTGGAGGTGTTAATTGGGATTGCATTTCTTGCCACAGGAACGTGCTTAAGTTGCAGCTTCTCTGAGTGATTTCAACTTAATGAGAGCCTTGAAGGGAAGTGGTGATGCTTGTAGAAAGAAAAGCTTCCAGTATGCACGAACTTGACACCTCTGTGCCTCGCTGTTTTTCAGGATGTGTGTTCTTCCTGTGTCTGGGAATCTTCTACATGTTCCGGCCAAACATGTCCTTCGTAGCACCTGTGCAGGAGAAGGTGGTCGTGGGGTTGTTCTTCTTGGGAGCCattctctgcctctccttctcATGGCTCTTCCACACAGTTTATTGCCACTCAGAAGGTGTTTCCCGGCTCTTCTCCAAGTAAGTGCCTGGAGAACAGGGCAGGCCAAATAGGAAACAGGTGGGAAaacagggctgggatttgtgcCTGGAGCCCCAGTGTGGGAGTTGTTCATTTCATGACTGCATGTACTTTGGAACAGAGTTGAGCAGAGATTTAATGCAGCTTCTTCTAATTATAGTTTGTTTCAGCATGAGTTTTTGTGCTGTCATTTGAGTCTTAAAACTCcatcattttctgctgtttggcAGGCATGTGTTTGCATCTTGCTGCTGTAAGTAATACGCCTTGAGTTTAGCTGCATGGCTTTGAATTTCTAGTGCAACTGTTACTTCTTGTCATTTTGGCTGTTCTGACTGACTTTGAACCTTAAACTTACGTAAGACAGTTCTACAGTGTGTGTCAAGATGTCTTGGTCTTTGGGGTTTACTGCACGTTCTTTTTTGGCTGGCTGCTGAATATCTGATATTTCCTAAGACTACTCAATTTAGGATTCTGTAATCTGCAAGACCACCTCTAAAGTAGCCCAGCACTTAAAATCCCCGACTGAAAAGTCAACTTTTGCAGGAGTATTTTGTTGAGGTCTGGTAAAAAGCAGTGGctatagatttctttttttacatgGGTGTACAAAAAAACAGTGCAGTTGAAAAACTGCAGCATTATTCCACTGTGGTCACTGAAGCTGATGCCCAACTAACTCACTCTTGTCAGAATCTGAAGTGTTTGCCTTGGCTGTGTTCTCAGAACATACAGTGTGCCCTCTTTAGGGGGCTCTTGCACTGCTTTTTTCCTCATGTGAAACTACGCTGTGAGTTTTCCTCAGAAAGCTTTGGTGTAAAGGCTGCTGCAGGTACTGCTGATGGCTGTCCCAAGGAATGGCCTTCCTGGCTGTGTGTCAGGGTAATCCAGGACTGCAGGGGGAGGAGTTGccatcagcacctcagctgcagcagtcaGAGTAATGGAGTTGCAGTGAGAAGCAGACAGTTGCTCTGCTAACGAAGAGTGTGTGGGTGTGAGGATTTCCAAAGGTTCACACTTCCTATgacactgatttttgttttcttctaggCTGGATTATTCTGGCATTGCACTCCTCATAATGGGCAGCTTTGTACCATGGCTGTACTACTCCTTCTATTGCAACCCTCAGCCTTGCTTCATCTACTTGATTGTGATCTGTGTCCTGGGCATTGCAGCCATAATTGTCTCACAATGGGACATGTTTGCCACCCCTGAATACCGGGGTGTAAGGGCAGGTAAGACCTGAAGTTAACTGTTCTGCTTCTTGACTGCCTTTCCTGCTTCCTGCTTGCCACTTGGAAAAACCACCTTGGGAAGGCTTAGGAGAGCTTAATTTTATAGACATGGGAGCTTGCTGGGTTTTCTTCCAGCATTTACTGTACCCAGCTGGGTGCACAGATAAGGGCTGGTGCAAGTCCTGGAATTGCATTCCTAGATGGACAGGAACACATGCAGTAGGAAAGGTGCTGCAAAGCATTTCTGGCTGCATCTAGCAGCTTTGCTCTCTCAAAAACTGACTGACTGCTtggtgtgtgtatgtgtacTTGTAGTGCTTGTGCTTTTTTTAGAACATCAGCAAATCATTGAATGATTCAATTAATCTGAATGATTTGCCTGGCTAAAACACAGAGTTAAGATAAAGaccatttttctcttcatatcatcaaaagaataaaaccagaTTTGGTTTCACATTTTGAGGCAGGAGGAAAGACAGCTTTAGGGGCCAGCTATGGAATGTGCACACAGCTGGGTTGAATAgtaatatttctcatttcttaACCTGCACGTGCTGTCTACAGTAAATCTAGACTTCCTGGACAGGTTTGGGTACCCTCAGAGCATTCAGCTTTCCAAACTTAGTCTCTGTACAGGACATGACTATTCCCCCCCATGCCCACTGGTTTTATAAGTTTTCTGTCCTCGCTGCTAAAATCTCAACAAATGAGCAGTGTTCTCCTATATGGCAGATCAGATGAGCACAGAGGCTGCTTTCCAGTTTCCTGGGAGTCCCTGTGCAGGGTATGGTGACAGTCTCTGTGTGTCCGTGCCTGGCTCCTGGCACTGTGCTGGAGGGAGGCTCGGTGTGTGTGCTCTCAGTTCCCTCTGCAGGCCGGGAGCAGCAACTGGCCtcacctgcactgcagctggcaggcacagccagcaaatgaaataaatatccAGCTATCTGCTGGAACACACACCTGGGGAGCTTCTGGTGTGTGAAGGAACTTTGTGCGTTCTTTAGCTTCCTTTCCAGTAAATCTCTTGTGGGGAcctgcagcttccagagctgtcacctctctgctgctttggcAAATACTGAGTGTTCCTCCTGTAGCTTTTGTGTTTTCACTGTCTCCCTTTGCCACCACTGCCTTCCAACCTGACTCTCCCGCATTTTCTTTACCTCCCAGGAGTATTTCTAGGTCTGGGGCTTAGTGGGGTAATTCCCACTCTGCACTTTGTCATCTCTGAGGGGCTCCTGAAGGCAGCCACAATGGGGCAGATAGGCTGGCTGGCACTCATGGCATGCCTGTACATCACTGGTGCTGCTCTCTATGCTGCCCGCATCCCGGAGAGGTTCTTCCCTGGCAAGTGTGACATCTGGGTGAGTGTACCGAGGGGCTGGCTGAGGAGACCAGTCTGAAAGCTGCTTCAAAGCCTTGGGCCTGCAGGGTGTCGTGTCAATGTTTCCTCATTGCGAGTTCCACACTGCTGCACCAGGAGCAATGGCTGTGCAGGGCCCTCTGAGCCCGCCTTAGCTGGTGCCTCCCTTCCCAAGCTGGGCTGAGTGACTGCTGGTGTGCAGATTGACCCCAGAACATTCCTGCACAGCTTTAACAGATGGGCAAGGAGCTGCaaacgtgtgtgtgtgtgagtgtgtgagtgtgtgtgagtgtgtgtgagtgtgtgagagtgtgtgtgtgagtgtgtgagtgagtgtgtgagtgagtgtgtgtgtgagtgagtgtgtgtgtgagtgtgtgtgtgagtgtgtgtgtgagtgagtgtgtgtgagtgagtgagtgtgtgagtgtgtgtgtgagtgagtgtgtgagtgagtgtgtgagtgagtgtgtgagtgagtgtgtgagtgagtgtgtgagtgagtgtgtgagtgtgtgtgtgagtgtgtgtgtgagtgagtgtgtgtgtgagtgtgtgtgtgagtgtgtgtgtgagtgtgtgtgtgagtgtgtgtgtgagtgtgtgagtgagtgtgtgtgtgagtgagtgtgtgtgagtgtgtgtgtagAGGATCCTGCAGGGACACGTCCTCACCTTGCGTGGTTGTTTCATTGATGGTCAGGGTGTTCTCTGGGATCGTCCCCACGTCTGGCTCCTCATCTTGCTCAGCCAGTGAGAATGCTGGGCAGAGAAGGCAGGCTTGGGGGGATCTCTGGCCCAGAAAAAGGGAGAGTCGGGTCAGCAAGTGGGTGGGTGGGGGAAGCTTGGTGTGAGGGAAAGAATCATGAAGGCTGGAGGAGAAATACCtgaggaagatgaaaggaaagGAACTGGGTGGAGCAAGAGTAGAGATGAGGGGAAGTGGACCTGTACTTGCACTTAGGATAGTTTAAGACCTCTAAAGAAGACTAGAAGTGAGAATGAGACCTGGATTGTTTGAGCAGCTTGTGCACAGCACCagtttgcttggtttgtttgttACTCTAATGAGTTAAGCTCCAAAAGCACTGGTGTACCACCAACTCATTACCAGTCTTCCCATGAAGCCTGCAAATACATGTTTGTTGGAATATTTCAGGAGCATTATCCATGTTGATATGGCTTCCCTCAGACAAGGGTGTGCTTTGTCGTGTAGCTCTCTCACAGTTTTcgttctgctctgctccagccagtGACATCCTGGGCATTCATTCAGAACATCCAGTTGTTTCTGGGTTTTAATGTTATACCAtgtgtttctgttctgtttctgtgtggTAGAGAGATAAAATACCAGCATGCAGAATCCACTGGATAAAACTTAAGCCCGTGACCAGGGCAGAGTTTGTACCTGTTATGGGTACGAGAGGATTTTTGTCCATGAACCTCCAGTGTGTCTTGTGGGAGaactaattttaaaagtgtCTTGCTTAAGCCTTTCTCCTAAGGTTCTGCAGCTCCCCTTGTCCCTTTGCAAAGATGGGTTGCAGCAGTTCTGTAGCACATTTTTTGGTTGTGCAGTGGTTCGGGTGActctgcagggaaggggggCACACGTGCGTGCACAGTTCCGTGGTTTTGCCGCAGGCAGTGAGGGGAGGGCCAGCCCGGGGAGCTGTGCACAGGCACTGCCCGGGGAGCTGTGCACAGGCACTGCCCGGGGAGCCGTGCGCGGGCACTGCCCGGGGAGCTGTGCGCGGGCACTGCCCGGGGAGCCGTGCGCGGGCACTGCCCGGGGGCCGGGGCAGGCACTGCCCGGGGAGCTGTGCACGggcgctgcccggggagccgtgcgcgggcgctgcccggggagccgtgcgcgggcgctgcccggggagccgtgcgcgggcgctgcccggggagccGTGCGCGG
This window contains:
- the ADIPOR2 gene encoding adiponectin receptor protein 2; amino-acid sequence: MTEPAELDNAGSPEPALRLRKGHMSDPATAQAPREEDSSPESLLLEEPPLSSDEENCSEDKHNDEPPQEDEGFMGMSPLLQAHHAMERMEEFVCKVWEGRWRVIPHDVLPDWLKDNDYLLHGHRPPMPSFRACFRSIFRIHTETGNIWTHLLGCVFFLCLGIFYMFRPNMSFVAPVQEKVVVGLFFLGAILCLSFSWLFHTVYCHSEGVSRLFSKLDYSGIALLIMGSFVPWLYYSFYCNPQPCFIYLIVICVLGIAAIIVSQWDMFATPEYRGVRAGVFLGLGLSGVIPTLHFVISEGLLKAATMGQIGWLALMACLYITGAALYAARIPERFFPGKCDIWFHSHQLFHVFVVAGAFVHFHGVSNLQEFRFTVGGGCSEEEGVQ